GCTCCGTCCTCGGCCAGATCGGCTACATGGCGCACGCCCCGCTGCTCTACGACGAGATGACCGGTCTGGAGAACCTGCGCTACTTCGCGGGGCTGTATGGAGCTGTGGACGAGGACCGCCTGCGGGAAGCCATCCGTACCGTCGGCCTCGACCCGGATCTCGACCGCTACGTCGGACAATACTCGCAAGGCATGCGCCAGCGCCTCTCGCTGGCTCGCGCCACGCTGAACGATCCAAAGCTGCTGCTGCTCGACGAGCCGTTCTCCAA
This region of Terriglobales bacterium genomic DNA includes:
- a CDS encoding ABC transporter ATP-binding protein; this translates as SVLGQIGYMAHAPLLYDEMTGLENLRYFAGLYGAVDEDRLREAIRTVGLDPDLDRYVGQYSQGMRQRLSLARATLNDPKLLLLDEPFSNLDPQSSQAMSRLLGAMRDGGKTVLVVTHQVAHVAEIADESIWMSAGKVADHQPGIAAVHISGRDARQGVSVESGT